Proteins from a genomic interval of Rosa chinensis cultivar Old Blush chromosome 2, RchiOBHm-V2, whole genome shotgun sequence:
- the LOC112187695 gene encoding cytochrome P450 81Q32: MEDIFLYTSLSIIVCLLITLKLFGRCRYPNLPPSPSFPLPILGHLHLLKPPAYRTFHRLAQKHGPIFSLWFGSRRVVIISSTSAVQECFTKNDIVLANRPPSLLGKHFAYNNTTMSSSPYGDHWRNVRRIGTVEVLSTGRLNSFSDVRKDEVKHLLRKLSQNAGEEGGFVKVELRSMFYELTFNNIMTMVAGKRFAGDHVLNKEKGKEFIEIMNETLSLGGGTNPGEFMPFRNWFGGSVFEEKVKKLAKRADAFFQHLIDEHRNKSASESKITMIDHLLSQQESQPQYYTDDIIKGLIQVLLLAGTDTSAVTLEWAMSNLLNHPNVLKKARAELDAQIGQERLVDESDLSNLQYLQSIISETLRLYPAAPMLVPHFASDDCVVSGFNIPRNTTVLVNAWAIHRDPKLWDEPESFKPERFEIGKNDEARKLMPFGMGRRACPGAGLAQREVGLTLASLIQCFEWGRVSDKKVDMTELGKGAIMHKLQPLEVMCKPRSFMKNVVH; the protein is encoded by the exons ATGGAAGATATCTTCTTGTACACATCTCTCTCAATCATCGTGTGCCTCCTCATCACTCTAAAGCTGTTTGGACGGTGTCGTTACCCCAACCTCCCTCCAAGCccttcctttcctcttcctATTCTCGGCCACCTCCACCTTCTCAAACCCCCGGCCTACCGCACCTTCCACCGCCTCGCTCAGAAACACGGCCCGATCTTCTCCCTCTGGTTCGGCTCCCGCCGCGTGGTCATTATCTCCTCCACCTCGGCCGTGCAAGAATGTTTCACCAAAAACGACATCGTGTTGGCGAACCGTCCTCCTTCACTCTTGGGCAAGCACTTTGCGTACAACAACACCACCATGTCCTCCTCACCCTACGGCGACCACTGGCGCAACGTTCGCCGTATCGGCACCGTCGAGGTCTTGTCCACTGGTCGGCTCAACTCGTTCTCTGATGTCCGAAAAGACGAAGTCAAGCATTTGCTGCGCAAGCTCTCTCAAAACGCAGGGGAAGAAGGtggttttgtgaaagtggagctGAGGTCTATGTTCTATGAGCTGACCTTCAACAACATAATGACAATGGTAGCAGGGAAGAGGTTCGCCGGGGACCATGTTTTGAACAAAGAAAAGGGGAAGGAGTTCATCGAGATCATGAACGAGACTCTCTCGTTAGGTGGTGGAACCAATCCCGGAGAATTCATGCCCTTTCGCAATTGGTTTGGCGGTAGTGTTTTTgaagagaaggtgaagaagttgGCCAAAAGAGCAGATGCGTTCTTTCAACATCTGATTGATGAACACAGGAACAAAAGTGCTTCGGAGAGTAAAATTACCATGATCGACCATTTGCTTTCCCAGCAGGAGTCACAGCCTCAGTACTACACCGATGACATTATCAAAGGACTAATACAG GTTTTATTATTGGCGGGCACAGACACATCTGCAGTAACATTAGAATGGGCCATGTCCAATTTGCTAAACCATCCAAATGTGTTAAAGAAGGCTAGAGCCGAATTGGATGCTCAAATTGGTCAAGAACGCTTAGTAGACGAATCAGACCTCTCCAATCTTCAATACCTACAAAGTATCATTTCTGAGACTCTTCGGTTGTACCCGGCAGCACCGATGCTAGTACCACATTTTGCATCTGATGATTGTGTTGTTAGCGGATTCAATATACCACGTAACACAACGGTATTGGTCAATGCGTGGGCCATACATAGAGACCCGAAGTTGTGGGATGAACCTGAAAGCTTCAAACCTGAAAGGTTTGAAATCGGCAAAAACGATGAGGCACGTAAACTTATGCCGTTTGGAATGGGAAGAAGGGCATGTCCTGGAGCAGGCTTGGCCCAACGTGAGGTGGGATTGACTTTGGCTTCATTAATTCAATGCTTTGAGTGGGGGAGGGTCAGTGATAAGAAGGTTGATATGACTGAATTAGGAAAGGGAGCCATCATGCATAAACTTCAACCATTGGAGGTCATGTGCAAACCACGCTCATTTATGAAAAATGTTGTTCATTGA